The following proteins are co-located in the Ketogulonicigenium robustum genome:
- the rpmB gene encoding 50S ribosomal protein L28 gives MSRRCELTGKGPMVGNNVSHANNKTKRRFLPNLQDVTLQSDILGRSFTLRVSAAGLRSVDHRGGLDAYLARAKDEELSADALKLKKEIAKATAAAAA, from the coding sequence ATGTCGCGCCGTTGCGAATTGACCGGAAAAGGCCCGATGGTGGGCAACAATGTAAGCCACGCGAACAACAAGACCAAGCGTCGTTTCTTGCCGAACCTGCAAGATGTCACGCTGCAGTCGGACATTCTGGGCCGTTCGTTCACGCTGCGCGTGTCGGCTGCTGGCCTGCGTTCGGTTGACCACCGTGGTGGTCTGGACGCCTATCTGGCCCGCGCCAAAGACGAAGAGCTGTCGGCCGATGCGCTGAAGCTGAAGAAAGAAATCGCCAAGGCTACTGCTGCTGCAGCTGCCTAA
- a CDS encoding alpha/beta fold hydrolase, whose protein sequence is MTSPPVTGKRILIPESIFEGAHLRATHFAGGSGVNGQQLMVVFDYRKEGRAGFSAATHSSSFARQGYGQLSIRTARNDWYMNADTAALEAVLPALAARYQRVHLLGYSMGGFGALRFASALRADRAVVVSPQYALDPAVVPFEGRYPAMPGVLAANAAVGGMLVFDPFVPEDRLHAALIGRAFPRLQRVVLPFGGHPAIRSLRAVRGQWWLQRAAALAGDDVAAVQAAHRAARPLSQGYWQRLSQRAARTGHDALAAFAATRAAALPAVAGDGESGESA, encoded by the coding sequence ATGACCAGCCCGCCCGTCACCGGAAAACGCATTCTGATCCCCGAGAGTATATTCGAGGGCGCGCATCTGCGCGCGACGCATTTTGCGGGCGGAAGCGGCGTGAACGGGCAGCAGCTGATGGTGGTGTTCGACTATCGCAAAGAGGGGCGCGCGGGGTTTTCGGCGGCGACGCATTCCAGCAGTTTCGCGCGGCAGGGGTACGGGCAGCTGTCCATCCGCACCGCGCGCAACGACTGGTATATGAACGCCGATACCGCTGCGCTGGAGGCGGTGTTGCCCGCGCTGGCTGCGCGGTATCAGCGCGTGCATCTGCTGGGGTATTCGATGGGGGGATTTGGCGCGCTGCGTTTTGCCAGCGCGCTGCGGGCGGATCGGGCTGTGGTGGTGTCGCCGCAATATGCGCTGGACCCTGCCGTGGTGCCGTTCGAGGGGCGCTACCCCGCGATGCCGGGCGTATTGGCCGCTAACGCGGCGGTTGGCGGTATGCTGGTGTTCGACCCGTTCGTGCCCGAGGATCGGTTGCACGCCGCGCTGATCGGGCGCGCGTTTCCGCGCCTGCAGCGTGTGGTGCTGCCCTTTGGCGGGCATCCGGCCATTCGCAGTTTGCGCGCTGTGCGGGGGCAGTGGTGGTTGCAGCGCGCAGCCGCGCTAGCAGGTGACGATGTGGCCGCCGTGCAGGCCGCCCACCGCGCTGCGCGGCCTTTGTCGCAAGGGTATTGGCAGCGGTTGTCGCAGCGTGCGGCGCGCACGGGGCATGACGCCCTTGCCGCCTTTGCCGCGACGCGCGCGGCGGCTTTGCCGGCGGTTGCGGGTGATGGCGAAAGCGGGGAATCGGCTTGA